Sequence from the Persephonella sp. genome:
TCAGCAGAAAAGCTACCGGGAACTGATCCGAAGTTCCAGAGCATAGTAAGGAACTCAAAAGACAGCTTTAATAAAGATATAAAATTCTTTGTTGATGCAGACCTTACAACAAATGATAAATATGTATGTAGAAAAAATCAGACAAACCTTACAGTAAGACTATGTAAAGATTCTTCTTGTTCGTCATACATAGACGTTCAAAACGTAGCATTTTTGCTTGTAAGTGGTTCTGAAAATTACAATATCCAAACCGGAGATGGACACTCTCATTCCGGGACAAATGTAATAACCATATCTTCACCTACAACTATTTTTGTTTATGAATATGGAGTTGATAACGTAGATAAGTTTCCATCTGATATTAATAACCCTGACAAATATGATGATATTGTTAAATGGATAACGCTCCCTGAACTTCAGACAAAAGCCCAGTGTAAATATAAAATTACTATTCTAAATAACGAACTTCCTTATGGATATGAAAATTCATCTTATAACGCCAATTTATATGCAGATGGGGGAATTCCTTTTAGTGTTGATAATGATGGAGATGGTAAAAATGACTATGAATGGTGTTTTGAAGGAGATTTACCTGCAGGATTAACTATTGATTGTGCTGGTTCTCTTTCAAAATCCACAAATTGCTTAAATACAGACGGCACAGTTAATAATTCTGCAAACTGGAAACAATGCACATCTCCAAAAATCACAGGAACAATATCGACAGGAACAGCCGGTAGTTATAACTTGAAATTTTATGTTCATGATTCTGAAAATAATATAGCAGAGAAAACGTTGGTTCTTACTGTAAATCCTCAATCTTCTTCTTCAGTAGGAGGAGCAGCTCCACCAGGTTCCCAGGTTAGTTTTGCAGATAATCTTTCTGAATTTCAGCAAGCAGGGGATAACAAGGGTATAACCGTAGATAACGATAGTAAAGTCATTTATTTTGGTAATGGCCAGAATCATACAGCAAGCTGTTTTTGGTATCCAGATACTTATGATTTATCTAAATATAAGGTGATAAGAGCTTTTTTTTTCTTTAGATTTCCATATCAAGAAAAATCAGATTCAAGTAAAAACTATGCCGATGGTTTTACATTTACTATACGAAATTCTCCATGGACAAAAGATTGTGGAAATGATGGTGGAGGACTCGGATATAGCGGTTTGGATAAATCAAGTGTAGCTACAGAAATAGATACATATCCGAATACAAGTCTTAAAGACCCATATAAATGGGTATGGTTTAGTTTTAAAGGATATAATCACCTCTCTATAGATTTCAATGGAAGTGTAACGCATAATGATAACCTGACCTCCAAATGCCCATCTTCTGGATGTTTTTATAAAAATGATAATCCTACATGGTTAGAAGATAATCAGAAACACTCCTATAGATTAGAATTACATACAAAATGCAATAATAGTTGTAATAGATGTGGAAATAATGGAAATTATATACTGATAAAAGCATGGATTGATTGCGAAAATTGCGATGACCTGAGACAAGATTTCACAGATAAACCTCCTCTTGTTTCAAGATGTATAAATAATCAACAAGTTAATTTAAATAAAGTCAGATTTGGATTTACCGAAGGAACAGGTGGTGCCGTTCAGACAGTTAAGATTTCTTACTTTGGAATCAGGTTTGAATAGGAGGCCAAATATTGAAGAAATTATTAATAATTTTACTGGTAATCGGTTACTCTTTCGCCCAGACTGGAAGTCAGATATTTGAGGCAAAATGTGCCCAGTGCCATCTGTTAGAAACTCCTCCTGATAATCTAAACCTTGAAGCCCCACCTATGGATGTTGTAATGAGACAGGCCTCTTATGTATACAGAAACGAACAGAGTTTTATTCAATATCTAAAAGATTTTTTACAAAACCCTTCCACAGAAAAATCTATATGCTTGCCCTGTGTAAAAAGATGGGGTTTAATGCCACCTGTAAATATTACTTCCTATGAGGCTGAGGAATTGAGTGTCTGGCTATTTAGAAGATTTATCTCTACCGGCCGTATAAACCCATAACATAACCTTCATCGATAACCCGCCCTGTCATAACAAGCTGAACTTCCTGTCTTGTAGCTCCGGGAGGAAGTTCAAGAGTTGGCATATCTAGTGCAAAAATCCTGAAAAAATATCTATGAGGTTTTCCCGGAGGTGGACACGGTCCTCCATATCCTATTCTGCCAAAATCGTTTATTCCCTGTTTTATTCCATCTATTTGAGGTTCTTTAGGAAAGTTTTCCGGAAGATAATTTATATCAGGAGGAATATCATAAACTATCCAGTGTGTAAAAGTGCCAAGAGGTGCATCAGGGTCATCCATAATAACCACAAAACTCTGTGTTTCTGGTGGAAAATTTCCCCATTTTAAATCAGGAGATATATCAACCCCATCACATGTATAAATTGACGGTATAACATCCTCTTCTCTAAATGCTGAAGTAATAACAGAAATCATAGCAACCCCCTCAATTTGATACTATCCATTAAGTTAGTTATTATTTACGTAGTTGACAACCTTTTAATCAGATTTTTTGATATGCCTGATTGCACTTTCCTGTTTCTTGTATTTAATAACATCTTCAGTAGCCCATTTTTTTATTATTGATTCTATTTCCTCATCGGATAAGGATTGTTTTTCATAAAATCCTCTTTCTTCCCTCTGTCTCTGGGCTTCATATAAAATCACTCCTGTGGCGACTGATACATTTAAACTCTGTGCCATTCCATACATTGGTATTATTATGTTGTGGTCTGCATATTTCAAGACTTCTTCACTTACCCCATGTATCTCATTTCCAACAACAATCAATGTAGGCTTTGTGTAATCTATTTCTCTGAAATGAATGCTTTTATCAGATAAATATGTGGCAACAATCTGGAATCCTTCCTCTTTTTTATTTTTAAAAAACCTGTCTATATCCTCAATTTCCTGATGGATTACCCATTTATGAGAACCCATTGTTATTTCTTCATTTATAAGCTCCCCTTCTCCTAAAAATCTATAATACAGATATAAAACCCCAACAGCATCACAGGTTCTTAAGATTGCAGAAAAATTATGCTGATTTTTTACATTATCAGAAAAAACCTGCAGGTCTTTTTGTCTTTTTTGCAGGACTTTTCTAATTTTTTCAAGGCGTTTCTTAGTTATAAACATTTTTCTCCCCTTATCATTTATAATTTAATTTTACACTAACAGGCAGGAGGTCTTGATGAACGAAACCACAGAATTATGGCTGGCAATTGTTGTTTTTGGAATTATGTTCGGGCTGATTATCTTTCTTATGATTTACTGGTCTAAAAAGGGAACTATTGTAGATGAAAGGGATAAAAAGTGGTATGACCAGAAGAAAAAAACAGATGAGGAAAATCACACCTGAAACAAACAAATAGGCATAAAATATCTCAAAATCCTTAACAAAGAGGTAAAAATATGAATACAGCTGAAAAAAAGATAGATATCTATATCTTCAAAGGTCATCCGGAGAAAGTTCATACACAGGTTGCCCCATGGGCAGAAATAGATAACTCAGAGGCTTATATGGAAATCCCTTTTGAGTTTTATCTTGATATGCCTGAGGAAGAAAAGGCTTTTGTGGAAGGTTTTAATAAATTTATAGATGGAGATTTTAAAGGCTCCAGAAGAGAGCTTGCAAAAAGTGCCTCAAAAATTCCTGAAGCAAAATATATGTTTGCACTTGTTAATATAGTTTTAGGGAAATTTAGGGAAGCCTCTTTGCTCCTTTCAGGATTTAAACCCGACTGGACAAGATTTATTCAAACATGGAGGGTTCCAATTCTGGTGGTTCCATTTAGTTCAGGAGACAAAGCACTTTATATTGCCCTTGATGAAAAGGGAATGCAGGCATTAAACTACTTACTGGAAGGAAAAACTCCTGAGGAGATAGCATTTCTACTGGGATTATAATGAAAACATTTATCCGTGAGATAGCTCCCTATCTACTTACACGGCTTATGTCTAACGGTGGAGAGTTTGGAGAGATATTTTATGAAAGAACATACTCCACCATTCTGAAATATGAAGATAACAGGCTTAGCAAAGCAGTTGAAGGAATAGATGAAGGTGTAGGAATAAGATTAATCAAAAATGGAAAAACCCATTACGGTTATACCTCAGAAATAAACAAAGAAAATCTTGAGTTATTGGTTAGCACAATCAACTCCCATGAAGGTGAAGGGAAAATAAAAGTAGGCATCGAACATCTTATTGGATATTCCCCTGCAAAAATAGACCCTGAGGATTATTTCCTGAAAAGAAAAAAAGAGATACTTCTTACGGCGAACGATATAGTAAGAAGTTATGACCCTCAGATAAAACAGGCAGGAATTACTCTAAAAGATATAAAACGGGAAATTCTTATCATAAATACAGACGGGGATATAGTTGAGGATACACAGA
This genomic interval carries:
- a CDS encoding prepilin-type N-terminal cleavage/methylation domain-containing protein produces the protein MRNRGFTLIELAMVLIIIGLLMGIGITAFGILVKRAKVQSTKEIINAAADALISYAGSAEKLPGTDPKFQSIVRNSKDSFNKDIKFFVDADLTTNDKYVCRKNQTNLTVRLCKDSSCSSYIDVQNVAFLLVSGSENYNIQTGDGHSHSGTNVITISSPTTIFVYEYGVDNVDKFPSDINNPDKYDDIVKWITLPELQTKAQCKYKITILNNELPYGYENSSYNANLYADGGIPFSVDNDGDGKNDYEWCFEGDLPAGLTIDCAGSLSKSTNCLNTDGTVNNSANWKQCTSPKITGTISTGTAGSYNLKFYVHDSENNIAEKTLVLTVNPQSSSSVGGAAPPGSQVSFADNLSEFQQAGDNKGITVDNDSKVIYFGNGQNHTASCFWYPDTYDLSKYKVIRAFFFFRFPYQEKSDSSKNYADGFTFTIRNSPWTKDCGNDGGGLGYSGLDKSSVATEIDTYPNTSLKDPYKWVWFSFKGYNHLSIDFNGSVTHNDNLTSKCPSSGCFYKNDNPTWLEDNQKHSYRLELHTKCNNSCNRCGNNGNYILIKAWIDCENCDDLRQDFTDKPPLVSRCINNQQVNLNKVRFGFTEGTGGAVQTVKISYFGIRFE
- a CDS encoding YbhB/YbcL family Raf kinase inhibitor-like protein; translated protein: MISVITSAFREEDVIPSIYTCDGVDISPDLKWGNFPPETQSFVVIMDDPDAPLGTFTHWIVYDIPPDINYLPENFPKEPQIDGIKQGINDFGRIGYGGPCPPPGKPHRYFFRIFALDMPTLELPPGATRQEVQLVMTGRVIDEGYVMGLYGR
- a CDS encoding RNA methyltransferase codes for the protein MFITKKRLEKIRKVLQKRQKDLQVFSDNVKNQHNFSAILRTCDAVGVLYLYYRFLGEGELINEEITMGSHKWVIHQEIEDIDRFFKNKKEEGFQIVATYLSDKSIHFREIDYTKPTLIVVGNEIHGVSEEVLKYADHNIIIPMYGMAQSLNVSVATGVILYEAQRQREERGFYEKQSLSDEEIESIIKKWATEDVIKYKKQESAIRHIKKSD